The Thermoplasmata archaeon genome includes a region encoding these proteins:
- the ccsA gene encoding cytochrome c biogenesis protein CcsA: protein MEGRGLRLPHELDSVMLFVHPPIAIAGHVMTFAYTVLLFLKIPRRRAVLAGVAAWLLVLLGLVTGMLWAWSAWGSPWSWDPKETAMLLLFLALTGALGARIEGRKTLARWLALTACLLSICTVLVSFLPAGLHSFVGG, encoded by the coding sequence ATGGAGGGGAGGGGGCTGAGGTTGCCGCACGAGCTCGACTCGGTTATGCTCTTCGTGCACCCGCCCATAGCGATTGCGGGCCATGTGATGACCTTCGCATATACCGTCCTACTTTTCCTCAAAATACCCCGGAGGCGCGCCGTTCTCGCCGGGGTGGCGGCTTGGTTGCTGGTCCTTCTTGGCCTCGTGACTGGTATGCTCTGGGCCTGGTCGGCCTGGGGCTCGCCCTGGTCCTGGGACCCCAAAGAGACCGCAATGCTCCTTCTCTTTCTGGCGCTGACGGGCGCGCTCGGGGCGCGAATCGAGGGGAGGAAGACGCTGGCGCGGTGGCTGGCATTGACCGCCTGCCTACTTAGTATATGTACTGTTCTGGTCTCTTTCCTCCCCGCCGGTCTCCACTCCTTTGTAGGGGGGTAA
- a CDS encoding PKD domain-containing protein, with product MRKATVIIISVALALLVVASLAPQMAPKSDNPCAECHGGGYWQYLDIVEGAAEESIPSSLDASSPRNVTIVIRNECSKAEYGTLEGVSATLRSRDGRFRVAVPTVELGSLARGATAKASWEITAAKSGTDAFIITAQAVNPHFECRFTDSYSPPPEIVVEAPAQNSPPSIALGAELEGRRLSGGSAWTVTWNCSDEELEGCTVQIFFSTDGFVHSNESIGSAPALQRSLVWTLPRINAEAARLRAFIKDREGLGFWSPPGGPFAIDSTPPSVLDVLPPDGAVNVSAGSPLIVRFSEPVHRASAELALKTLPSPGGMSFSWSPDSITMSVAHEPLHPETLYECELGTEVKDLSEPGNYMARTFAWSFTTGATGGVRPEIALLSPSSWERYYWSDTINVSWSAWGGEGNLSTSLSISGNGTEGPFQELVSGLPASGTLELPAPELVSDTCVLCATVMDGAGRSASSLSSPFSIAPPLSLAASFPPEGSELEEGDVVELSWSASGGHGKVTVRIDFRPSPGAGEEPVAAGLEPNGSYLWTVPGVHAGAAVLIIRASDDWNGTVEQVSPPFKIYLEEPPPTPANLPPVAAFFIEGNRVVAGREATFNAGPSWDPEGDPLSFLWSFGDGSATLLTTDPIVRHTYARTGAYIVTLTVSDGAREARVAVTILVEASAASTAAQEVGAPPALVGLAILFAGSLGIVYALAGGRERPARAGEKERKKRKGKPEERMERRVEEEKGEKREVG from the coding sequence ATGCGCAAAGCAACAGTCATCATCATCTCCGTCGCGCTCGCGCTACTGGTGGTGGCCTCGCTGGCGCCTCAGATGGCGCCGAAGTCCGACAACCCCTGCGCCGAGTGCCACGGCGGCGGTTACTGGCAGTACTTGGACATCGTCGAGGGCGCCGCTGAGGAATCGATTCCCTCCAGCCTCGACGCTAGCAGTCCGCGCAACGTGACCATTGTCATAAGGAACGAGTGCAGCAAGGCCGAGTACGGGACCCTGGAGGGCGTCTCCGCGACCCTCCGCTCGAGGGACGGGAGGTTCAGGGTAGCGGTCCCTACGGTCGAGCTCGGGAGCCTCGCGCGCGGGGCCACCGCGAAGGCTTCGTGGGAAATCACCGCTGCAAAGAGCGGGACGGACGCCTTTATCATCACCGCGCAGGCCGTGAACCCTCACTTCGAATGTCGCTTCACAGACTCATATTCCCCACCGCCTGAAATCGTCGTGGAGGCTCCCGCACAAAACTCTCCGCCCTCAATTGCGCTTGGGGCGGAGCTCGAGGGGAGAAGGCTGAGCGGGGGGAGCGCCTGGACCGTCACATGGAACTGCAGTGACGAGGAGTTGGAGGGGTGCACGGTGCAAATCTTTTTCTCAACCGACGGCTTCGTTCACTCCAACGAGAGTATCGGCTCCGCCCCCGCCCTCCAGCGCAGCCTTGTTTGGACCCTACCCCGAATCAACGCGGAGGCCGCGAGGCTCAGGGCTTTCATAAAGGACAGGGAGGGGCTTGGCTTCTGGAGCCCGCCGGGAGGACCCTTCGCAATCGACTCCACGCCACCGTCGGTGCTCGATGTTCTGCCACCCGACGGCGCAGTCAACGTCAGCGCGGGCTCGCCGCTCATCGTCCGATTCTCCGAGCCGGTGCACCGCGCGAGCGCCGAGCTTGCGCTCAAGACGCTACCAAGCCCGGGCGGAATGTCCTTCTCGTGGAGCCCGGACAGCATTACAATGAGCGTCGCCCACGAGCCTCTGCACCCCGAGACGCTGTATGAGTGCGAGCTGGGCACTGAAGTCAAGGATCTCTCGGAGCCCGGAAACTACATGGCTAGAACCTTTGCGTGGTCATTCACAACCGGAGCCACCGGAGGCGTTAGGCCCGAAATCGCCCTGCTCTCTCCCTCGAGCTGGGAGAGGTATTACTGGAGCGACACAATCAACGTCAGCTGGAGCGCCTGGGGCGGGGAGGGGAATCTGAGCACGTCGCTATCCATCTCCGGCAACGGCACAGAAGGGCCGTTTCAGGAGCTGGTGTCGGGCCTCCCAGCCTCCGGCACTCTCGAGCTACCCGCTCCAGAGCTCGTGTCTGATACATGCGTGCTGTGCGCCACGGTAATGGATGGCGCTGGCCGGAGCGCGAGCTCTTTGTCCTCGCCATTCTCAATTGCGCCGCCCCTTTCTCTCGCGGCCTCCTTTCCCCCCGAGGGCAGCGAGCTCGAGGAGGGGGACGTGGTGGAGCTCTCATGGAGTGCGTCCGGAGGGCATGGGAAAGTGACGGTTCGAATCGATTTCAGGCCCTCGCCGGGCGCGGGCGAGGAGCCCGTTGCTGCAGGGCTCGAGCCCAACGGGAGCTATCTATGGACTGTCCCCGGGGTCCACGCTGGGGCGGCGGTCCTGATAATCAGGGCCTCCGACGATTGGAACGGGACCGTGGAGCAGGTCTCTCCCCCCTTCAAAATTTACTTAGAGGAGCCGCCACCCACGCCCGCCAACCTGCCCCCCGTGGCGGCGTTCTTTATAGAAGGAAACAGGGTTGTTGCAGGGAGGGAGGCGACCTTTAACGCGGGGCCCTCCTGGGACCCAGAGGGTGACCCTCTGAGCTTTCTCTGGAGCTTCGGAGACGGCTCCGCGACCCTCCTCACGACCGACCCAATCGTCAGGCACACATACGCAAGGACCGGGGCCTATATCGTCACCCTGACCGTCAGCGACGGGGCCCGTGAGGCCCGTGTCGCCGTGACCATTCTCGTGGAGGCCTCCGCCGCCTCGACAGCGGCCCAGGAAGTGGGGGCTCCTCCCGCCCTCGTTGGACTTGCCATTCTCTTCGCCGGCTCCCTCGGAATCGTTTACGCGCTCGCGGGCGGGCGCGAGCGGCCCGCGCGCGCCGGTGAAAAGGAAAGGAAAAAGCGGAAGGGGAAGCCAGAGGAGAGGATGGAGAGAAGAGTGGAAGAGGAAAAGGGGGAGAAGCGGGAGGTGGGCTGA
- a CDS encoding PKD domain-containing protein yields MYRLDINTTPGNVTLAKPYDDGFDVGELDQRWRWLNPPAPYDVGNQVPGHLRVVASSNTTFWGSQTNGSLLWQNMSGGYGWRVITRLTSAPSHPLQRAGIVVFTRSIEWIEFSYGMLPEGPGIIRVSTTGGVSTQVNTSLSNVSVWLQIEKIGSGTWRFHYSVNGENWTLFSAANLSKTFSGSPPLQVGLAVMDGNSGRGHTADFDFFWTDQYYPNGYMTSPVMRFGGVVQSAALRWNFSIPRTGFNVTIGARLASGQQTFSQLSNGAPLNFTGEDSSLIYNVSFVAPTSAPNGTPVLTDISGDVTVWHNPENCSVDIGADGTAEWRLNGTLGAAPCRVCFTDALSAAVEAAKSDAQGLVEIPIRVRSKAKGVVQLSNLTIAYVFNSPPLAPNLLSPENCIYITTPTPTFTLRTTDPDGGTIWFELEVYYKGATAPIHRTHQFANAAGWTAINYTSGEEASYTVPVPYKLASEKTYLWRAKANDDWAWGPWSEFMEFTVDTTPPVGLVIDDGAETSDTTSLYAILAFTDEESWVIKYEYGLGTSKNSPSIVPFTETSESSVTVRNLTLIYVLKYYFIARAMNGTGLWSDYVTSDGFSLRRGAVNYPPRVSINHLAEGETLSGMVTISGNASDIEFLDTITVFVQIDGGEWLEADVNQSCSLRIDTTCFDDGPYKIIARAWDGKSYSELAMGNVSFRNRYGIELVSVEPAARIQLAENSSLTFAIEVRDPLKRPLEYRWLLDGALRAGEEGSSFTFQPSYTDAGEHNVTVSMHTTGAELNYTWIVTVLNQNRPPSACISLPIHQERFRVRENVTFDATGSSDPDPDDNLSYHWEFGDGTGADSPRATHKYLKAGKYIVTLRVSDFYTSDNQTVEIRILERSVATTGWFSDYGPLVGAAVLLLLCLTLVLAVLGWGRFERARGRAPEGGAQLPLSPAGEVHTASSPVEHRGVALSPVERKAVRTTGAMGFVVEEVFLVYRDGRLIAHDTRRISPRVPELLIGMLTAIQHFVKESLAEEGELGSLQYGDVEIILERGKKIFLAVVVKGHPPGEYREIMRDVLRNIEAQYSALVETWDGVLAPFTGVKKMLLPLFDAVSELAPPSRKETIEMHSAVEFFQGYIKVKVAVRNASSSVITGVEFEPIYDENVFRLVKVEPEYPMKKGKFDFGLVNPGVKKRLRSIWSH; encoded by the coding sequence ATTTACCGCCTGGATATCAACACCACGCCGGGGAACGTAACTCTAGCAAAGCCCTACGACGACGGCTTCGATGTAGGGGAGCTGGACCAGAGGTGGAGGTGGCTCAACCCACCCGCACCGTACGACGTGGGCAATCAGGTCCCCGGCCACCTCAGGGTGGTCGCCAGCAGCAACACCACATTCTGGGGAAGCCAGACAAACGGGAGCCTCCTCTGGCAGAACATGTCGGGCGGCTATGGCTGGAGGGTCATCACCAGGCTCACCAGCGCCCCCTCGCACCCCCTACAGAGAGCGGGCATCGTGGTGTTCACCAGGAGCATAGAGTGGATAGAATTCTCATACGGAATGCTCCCCGAGGGCCCCGGGATAATTAGGGTGAGCACGACCGGGGGGGTGTCCACACAGGTCAACACATCGCTCAGCAACGTGAGCGTATGGCTCCAGATAGAGAAAATCGGCTCCGGAACCTGGCGATTCCACTATTCAGTGAACGGCGAAAACTGGACGCTCTTCAGTGCCGCAAATCTGAGCAAGACCTTCTCCGGCTCACCGCCCCTTCAGGTGGGGCTGGCAGTGATGGATGGGAACTCAGGGAGGGGCCACACCGCGGACTTTGACTTTTTCTGGACTGACCAGTACTATCCCAACGGCTACATGACATCGCCCGTGATGAGATTCGGCGGCGTGGTGCAGTCCGCGGCGCTGAGGTGGAACTTCAGTATCCCCAGGACCGGTTTCAATGTGACCATCGGCGCAAGGCTCGCTTCCGGCCAGCAGACCTTCTCGCAGCTATCCAACGGCGCCCCGCTCAACTTCACTGGAGAGGACTCGAGCCTGATTTATAACGTAAGCTTCGTGGCACCAACCTCGGCCCCCAACGGGACTCCCGTGCTCACGGACATTAGTGGCGATGTCACCGTCTGGCACAATCCTGAGAACTGCTCCGTGGACATCGGGGCCGACGGGACGGCCGAGTGGAGGCTTAACGGGACCCTCGGTGCAGCCCCGTGCCGTGTCTGCTTTACAGACGCTCTGAGCGCGGCGGTCGAGGCCGCCAAGAGCGATGCGCAGGGGCTGGTTGAGATTCCGATCAGAGTGAGGTCTAAGGCGAAGGGCGTAGTCCAGCTGAGCAACCTCACGATCGCCTATGTTTTCAACTCCCCTCCGCTGGCCCCGAACCTCCTTTCTCCAGAGAATTGCATATACATTACCACCCCTACTCCCACATTCACGCTGCGTACCACGGACCCAGACGGGGGAACGATATGGTTCGAGCTCGAGGTATACTATAAGGGAGCTACCGCCCCCATCCACAGGACGCACCAGTTCGCAAATGCGGCGGGCTGGACCGCTATCAATTACACCTCCGGAGAGGAGGCGAGCTACACGGTCCCTGTCCCCTACAAGCTTGCGAGCGAGAAAACATATCTGTGGAGGGCGAAGGCGAACGACGACTGGGCCTGGGGCCCATGGTCGGAATTCATGGAGTTCACCGTTGACACCACTCCCCCTGTAGGTCTGGTAATCGACGACGGTGCCGAGACCTCGGACACGACCAGCCTCTACGCCATTCTGGCCTTCACCGATGAGGAGTCATGGGTGATAAAATACGAGTATGGTCTAGGGACATCAAAGAATTCACCAAGCATAGTTCCCTTCACGGAGACCAGCGAGAGCAGCGTCACGGTGCGCAACCTGACGCTCATTTATGTGCTCAAGTACTACTTCATCGCCAGGGCCATGAATGGCACGGGCCTCTGGTCGGACTACGTCACCTCCGACGGATTCTCTCTGAGAAGAGGGGCTGTGAACTACCCCCCTAGGGTCTCCATAAACCATCTTGCGGAGGGAGAGACCCTCTCGGGCATGGTCACCATCTCGGGCAATGCCAGCGATATAGAGTTCCTGGACACCATCACCGTTTTTGTTCAGATAGACGGCGGGGAGTGGCTCGAGGCTGACGTAAACCAATCTTGTAGCCTCAGGATAGACACCACGTGCTTCGATGACGGACCCTACAAAATTATTGCGAGGGCGTGGGACGGGAAATCCTACTCCGAGCTCGCGATGGGAAACGTGAGCTTCAGGAACAGGTACGGGATCGAGCTCGTTTCCGTGGAGCCAGCCGCCCGAATTCAGCTCGCGGAGAACTCCAGCCTGACCTTCGCGATAGAGGTTCGCGACCCCCTCAAGCGCCCCTTGGAGTATCGATGGCTCCTCGATGGCGCTCTACGGGCCGGGGAGGAAGGCTCCTCTTTCACCTTCCAGCCCTCCTACACGGACGCGGGGGAGCACAATGTGACGGTCTCGATGCACACTACTGGTGCCGAGCTCAACTACACTTGGATCGTGACAGTGCTGAACCAGAATAGGCCCCCGAGCGCCTGCATTTCCCTCCCCATCCACCAGGAGCGTTTCAGGGTGAGGGAAAATGTGACTTTTGACGCCACTGGCTCCTCTGACCCCGACCCCGACGATAACCTGAGCTACCACTGGGAGTTCGGGGACGGCACGGGCGCAGACAGCCCGAGAGCCACGCATAAATACCTGAAAGCGGGGAAATACATCGTGACGCTCCGCGTCAGTGACTTCTACACCTCTGACAATCAGACGGTGGAGATCAGAATTCTGGAGAGGTCCGTGGCCACGACGGGCTGGTTCTCCGATTACGGTCCCCTCGTCGGTGCGGCAGTGCTCCTTCTCCTCTGCCTCACCCTCGTATTGGCCGTCCTGGGCTGGGGGAGGTTCGAGAGAGCGAGGGGCAGGGCACCGGAAGGAGGCGCCCAGTTACCTCTTTCCCCCGCGGGGGAGGTCCATACAGCGTCGAGCCCTGTGGAACACCGTGGAGTGGCGCTCTCGCCTGTGGAAAGAAAGGCGGTAAGAACCACAGGCGCGATGGGATTCGTCGTTGAGGAGGTTTTCCTTGTCTATCGCGATGGTCGCCTCATCGCTCATGACACTCGCCGAATCTCGCCGAGGGTCCCGGAGCTGCTCATAGGAATGTTGACGGCGATTCAGCACTTCGTGAAAGAGTCGCTGGCGGAGGAGGGCGAGCTGGGGAGCCTGCAGTATGGGGACGTTGAAATCATACTCGAGAGGGGGAAGAAAATATTCCTGGCAGTTGTGGTCAAGGGCCACCCCCCGGGCGAATATCGCGAAATCATGAGGGATGTCCTCCGGAACATCGAGGCTCAGTACTCTGCCCTGGTCGAAACATGGGACGGCGTCCTGGCGCCCTTCACAGGTGTGAAGAAAATGCTCCTGCCCCTCTTCGACGCGGTCTCGGAGCTCGCACCGCCATCCAGAAAGGAGACGATCGAGATGCACTCCGCGGTGGAGTTCTTCCAGGGATACATCAAGGTTAAGGTTGCAGTAAGGAACGCATCGAGCTCAGTCATCACCGGTGTGGAGTTCGAACCCATTTATGATGAAAATGTTTTCAGGCTAGTTAAGGTTGAGCCGGAGTACCCGATGAAGAAGGGAAAGTTCGACTTCGGGCTCGTGAACCCGGGCGTGAAAAAACGGTTGCGCTCTATCTGGAGCCACTGA
- the larB gene encoding nickel pincer cofactor biosynthesis protein LarB has translation MRVGDFACIDPSREERTGVPEVVLAEGKSVEQVASIARAMLERTGRAIVTRASPAVIRYLRKMTLRGGISGACEVHEAAQVVVLKRDGFKPPKKAGVVGVLSAGTSDFRVAEEARVIAQELGCRVVVAHDVGVAGVHRAFEALEKMRREGVDVYVVVAGREGALPTLVAGMVDAPVIGVPVSTGYGIARGGRSALYAMLQSCAPLVVVNIDAGFIAGAVASQIARVRGRGRGASGGGGRGSEIDSERRGRTSSARSGGRRDPRRFGKKEKKWVEEGGS, from the coding sequence ATGAGGGTTGGGGACTTTGCCTGCATAGACCCTTCACGCGAGGAGAGGACCGGCGTGCCGGAGGTGGTCTTGGCGGAGGGGAAGAGCGTTGAGCAGGTGGCTTCGATCGCTAGGGCAATGCTGGAGAGAACCGGGAGGGCCATAGTCACAAGGGCGTCCCCTGCCGTGATTAGATACCTAAGAAAGATGACTCTCCGGGGCGGCATCTCAGGAGCTTGCGAGGTCCACGAGGCCGCTCAGGTGGTAGTCCTGAAGAGAGATGGGTTCAAGCCACCAAAGAAGGCTGGGGTCGTCGGTGTTCTCTCCGCGGGCACCTCCGACTTTAGGGTCGCGGAGGAGGCCCGGGTCATTGCACAGGAGCTGGGGTGCAGAGTGGTCGTGGCCCACGATGTCGGCGTCGCGGGCGTCCACAGAGCGTTCGAGGCTCTGGAAAAGATGAGGAGGGAGGGGGTGGACGTCTATGTTGTGGTCGCGGGGAGGGAGGGGGCCCTTCCAACACTTGTCGCGGGCATGGTCGACGCACCCGTTATAGGGGTTCCGGTCTCGACGGGGTACGGTATTGCTAGGGGAGGTAGGTCTGCTCTCTACGCGATGCTCCAGTCCTGCGCTCCCCTTGTTGTTGTGAATATAGACGCGGGCTTCATCGCCGGGGCGGTTGCTTCCCAGATAGCCCGTGTGAGAGGGCGGGGGAGAGGGGCCAGCGGGGGAGGTGGAAGGGGCAGTGAAATAGATTCGGAGCGGCGTGGCCGGACAAGCTCGGCACGCTCGGGCGGGCGGCGGGACCCGAGGAGGTTCGGAAAAAAAGAGAAGAAATGGGTCGAGGAAGGGGGTTCCTAA